A genomic region of Fusobacterium perfoetens contains the following coding sequences:
- a CDS encoding PTS sugar transporter subunit IIB gives MIKILTVCGNGIGSSLMCAMKIEEICKEEGIQAEVASSDFNSVAGKGADLIVTVKQLADQLKDYNVAEIRSYTNKKKIKEDVLDRIKELVK, from the coding sequence ATGATAAAAATTTTAACAGTATGTGGAAATGGAATAGGAAGTAGCTTAATGTGTGCTATGAAAATTGAAGAAATTTGTAAAGAAGAGGGAATTCAAGCTGAAGTAGCTTCTTCAGATTTTAACTCTGTAGCAGGAAAAGGAGCAGATCTTATTGTTACAGTAAAACAACTTGCAGATCAATTAAAAGATTATAATGTTGCTGAAATAAGAAGCTACACTAATAAAAAGAAAATAAAAGAAGATGTACTAGACAGAATTAAAGAGTTAGTAAAATAA
- a CDS encoding PTS sugar transporter subunit IIA, translated as MLKKVLENKINIVDNVKDWEDAIRTAAKPLLADMSITNHYVEAMINNVKKFGTYIVVAPKVAMPHSRPEDGVNKNCLALLKINEGVFFGDETDEDEKVYFIFVLGAVDNGSHIETLTQLMDIIDDEDKIDAMVKAESINEIMELI; from the coding sequence ATGTTAAAAAAAGTTTTAGAAAACAAAATTAACATAGTTGATAATGTAAAAGACTGGGAAGATGCCATAAGAACAGCAGCTAAACCTTTATTAGCTGATATGTCAATTACAAATCATTATGTAGAAGCAATGATAAACAATGTGAAGAAATTTGGTACATATATAGTGGTTGCTCCAAAGGTAGCAATGCCACACTCAAGACCCGAAGATGGTGTTAATAAAAATTGTCTTGCTCTTCTAAAAATAAATGAAGGAGTATTTTTTGGAGATGAAACAGATGAAGATGAAAAAGTATATTTTATATTTGTTCTTGGAGCAGTTGACAATGGATCACATATAGAAACTTTGACACAGCTTATGGATATAATAGATGATGAAGATAAAATAGATGCTATGGTAAAAGCTGAATCAATAAATGAAATTATGGAGTTAATTTAA
- a CDS encoding BglG family transcription antiterminator: MLTSKSIELLKFLLDKKDKILLKEAAEHFNLSERSIRYEIEKIKEETETENFKVILNKGECWIENYEFLENFLKNNSGYVPSPKERELYILLKICFEREINQTIISDELEISKSTVKTHLRDIRKILEVYNLELDLLPKKGLIIKGDEEQLRQCTLKAVYLSKKQKSKFLDDIIFGYLKNIDKEGLKLFINYCQKLMNKIISDEAYGIILRYLTMVIYFNKKGYVIKSIKNENFLKGTKEYESVQKSKALLEGYYETEFSEAEYLKITDYFLGSHTYNISYSYYENWVEIEIIVRNFIEKVNKELDVDISNDETLILGLVNHIKPTIYRIKNGIELENTIYEEVAESYPKLFSLVKSSVGELEKFINNKFTNDEIAFITIHFKAAIDRNVKKKREKIKVLIVCGSGYGSSRLLAQQIKDIYRVEIIDTIPRYLLEKVNKRTDIDVILTTVPIENFKTDRQIIKVSPLLTKEDLLKLDSYPIPRDSKKILFSELIDVIEKNTGEKVSDKLKIGLKNFLDTRLIDDIFHKKITIFDLLSEQRIKLKGKAKNWKEAISEAGELLLKDECIEPDYIEDMIKVVEEFGSYILLVPNVIFPHAKARTKVKKTAFSIVMYDEKIDFIDGEKIDMVISFCSKDEREHLDGLINIIDKIEENNLKEKLMKIKNPKEVIKYFTN, translated from the coding sequence ATGCTAACAAGTAAATCTATAGAACTATTAAAATTCTTATTGGATAAAAAAGATAAAATATTATTGAAAGAAGCTGCTGAGCATTTTAATCTCAGTGAAAGAAGTATAAGATATGAAATAGAAAAAATAAAAGAAGAAACAGAAACTGAAAATTTTAAAGTTATTCTTAATAAAGGTGAATGCTGGATTGAAAATTATGAATTTCTTGAAAACTTTTTAAAAAATAATAGTGGTTATGTTCCTTCTCCTAAAGAAAGAGAATTGTATATACTTTTAAAAATATGTTTTGAAAGAGAAATAAATCAGACTATAATTTCTGATGAACTGGAAATAAGTAAAAGTACTGTAAAAACTCATCTTCGTGACATAAGAAAGATTTTAGAGGTATATAATTTAGAGCTTGATCTTCTTCCTAAAAAGGGGCTTATTATAAAAGGAGATGAAGAACAGTTACGCCAATGCACTTTAAAGGCTGTATATCTTTCTAAAAAACAGAAAAGTAAATTTTTAGATGATATTATTTTTGGTTATTTGAAAAATATTGATAAAGAAGGTTTAAAACTTTTTATAAATTATTGCCAGAAACTGATGAATAAGATAATTTCAGATGAAGCTTATGGAATTATTTTGAGATATCTTACAATGGTAATTTATTTTAATAAAAAAGGTTATGTTATAAAATCTATTAAAAATGAAAACTTTTTAAAGGGAACTAAGGAATATGAATCTGTACAGAAATCAAAAGCCCTTCTTGAAGGATACTATGAAACTGAATTTTCTGAAGCAGAATATTTGAAAATAACAGATTACTTTTTAGGAAGTCATACATATAATATTTCATATTCATATTATGAAAATTGGGTAGAGATAGAAATAATTGTAAGAAATTTCATTGAAAAAGTAAATAAAGAATTAGATGTTGATATTTCAAATGATGAAACTCTTATTTTAGGGCTTGTGAATCATATAAAACCTACTATTTATAGAATAAAAAATGGAATAGAACTTGAAAACACAATTTATGAAGAGGTAGCTGAAAGTTATCCAAAACTTTTCTCTCTTGTTAAAAGCAGTGTGGGAGAATTAGAAAAATTTATAAATAATAAATTTACTAATGATGAGATTGCATTTATAACAATTCATTTTAAAGCAGCTATAGACAGAAATGTTAAAAAGAAAAGAGAAAAAATAAAAGTCTTAATTGTGTGTGGTTCTGGGTACGGAAGCTCAAGACTTCTTGCACAGCAAATAAAAGATATTTACAGAGTGGAAATCATAGATACAATTCCAAGATATCTTTTAGAAAAAGTTAATAAAAGGACAGATATAGATGTAATATTAACAACTGTTCCTATTGAAAATTTTAAAACAGACAGACAAATAATAAAAGTCAGTCCTCTTTTAACAAAAGAAGATCTTTTAAAATTAGACAGTTATCCGATTCCAAGAGATAGTAAAAAAATATTATTTTCTGAACTTATAGATGTTATTGAAAAAAATACAGGTGAAAAAGTTTCAGATAAATTAAAAATAGGATTGAAAAATTTTCTTGATACGAGATTAATAGATGATATTTTTCACAAAAAAATTACAATTTTTGACCTGTTATCAGAGCAGAGAATTAAGTTAAAAGGAAAAGCAAAGAATTGGAAAGAAGCTATAAGTGAAGCAGGAGAGCTTCTTTTAAAAGATGAATGTATAGAACCTGACTATATTGAGGATATGATTAAGGTAGTTGAAGAATTTGGAAGCTATATTCTGTTAGTTCCTAATGTAATTTTTCCTCATGCTAAAGCTAGAACTAAAGTAAAAAAGACTGCATTTTCAATAGTTATGTATGATGAAAAAATAGATTTTATAGATGGAGAAAAGATAGATATGGTAATATCTTTCTGTTCAAAAGATGAAAGAGAACATCTTGATGGGTTGATAAATATAATAGATAAGATTGAAGAAAATAATCTTAAAGAAAAATTAATGAAGATAAAAAATCCAAAAGAAGTAATAAAATACTTCACAAATTAA
- the ald gene encoding alanine dehydrogenase — protein sequence MKIGIPKEIRNNENRVGLTAAGVGQLVLDGNEVYVQKGAGLGAGVLDEDYISSGAKMVDTAEEVFEEATLIIKVEKFQKEERKFIKPHHILYSYLHLAADKETTLDLVESGATCIAYETIVLDDGSIPLLTPMSEVAGRMAVQVGSFYLQKNTGGKGIVLGGVPGVERGKVVVLGAGVAGQSAIKAAVGLGAEVIAIDIDVSKLRYLDDTYRSQVTTLYSTPRNIEKAVEKADLLIGTVLIPGGKTPCLVTKKYIANMQKGSVIVDVAIDQGGCFETSKVTSHEKPTYIVNGVLHYCVGNMPGAYPITATIALENATLKYARAIANMGLRDACGTYPELLRGINIMNGRVTCRKVADSLALDYVGVGF from the coding sequence ATGAAGATAGGTATTCCAAAAGAAATAAGAAATAATGAGAACAGGGTTGGGTTAACTGCTGCAGGAGTAGGGCAGCTTGTTCTTGATGGGAATGAAGTCTATGTACAAAAAGGAGCCGGACTTGGTGCAGGAGTCTTAGATGAAGATTATATTTCAAGTGGTGCAAAAATGGTTGACACTGCTGAGGAAGTTTTTGAAGAAGCTACTCTTATTATAAAAGTTGAAAAATTTCAAAAAGAAGAAAGAAAATTTATAAAACCTCATCACATTTTATATTCTTATCTGCACCTTGCAGCAGATAAAGAAACTACTTTAGATCTTGTTGAATCTGGAGCAACATGTATTGCATATGAAACTATAGTTCTTGATGATGGTTCTATCCCTCTTCTTACACCAATGTCTGAAGTAGCAGGAAGAATGGCTGTACAGGTTGGAAGCTTTTATTTACAGAAGAACACTGGGGGAAAAGGAATTGTACTTGGAGGAGTTCCTGGAGTTGAAAGAGGAAAAGTTGTAGTTTTAGGTGCTGGAGTGGCAGGTCAAAGTGCTATAAAAGCAGCAGTTGGTCTTGGTGCAGAAGTTATTGCCATTGACATAGATGTAAGCAAACTTAGATATTTAGATGATACATATAGAAGTCAGGTTACTACCCTTTATTCTACACCTAGAAACATTGAAAAAGCAGTAGAAAAAGCAGACCTTCTTATTGGGACTGTTCTTATTCCTGGAGGGAAAACACCATGCCTTGTTACTAAAAAATATATTGCAAATATGCAAAAGGGAAGTGTAATTGTTGATGTGGCAATAGACCAAGGAGGTTGCTTTGAAACTTCAAAAGTTACATCACATGAAAAACCTACTTATATAGTAAATGGTGTTCTTCATTATTGTGTAGGGAATATGCCAGGAGCTTATCCTATAACAGCAACTATTGCTCTTGAAAATGCAACTTTAAAATATGCAAGAGCTATTGCAAATATGGGACTTAGAGATGCCTGCGGTACTTATCCTGAACTTCTTAGAGGAATAAATATTATGAATGGAAGAGTTACATGCAGAAAAGTAGCAGACAGTTTAGCTCTTGATTATGTAGGAGTAGGATTCTAA
- a CDS encoding 2-hydroxyacyl-CoA dehydratase, giving the protein MKKLFVGTDVGSTTVKIVCLDEENNVVYSVYQRHFSNVRETSKDLFEDFFAYIEKTYGTDISFKVSITGSGGLGVSKWIDVDFVQEVIACIKAIETIIPETDVAIELGGEDAKITYLKNDMEQRMNGSCAGGTGAFVDQIASLLDTDAAGLNELAKGYDTIYPIASRCGVFAKTDIQPLINEGVRKENIAVSVFQAVVNQTITGLACGKKITGKVAFLGGPLFFLSELRKRFIETLKLTPENIIFPKDSQLFVAQGACILSKENTKELSFEELKNKIKILNNQGLPETTSLPPLFENEKELKDFMERHEKETVESKDIESYEGNAYLGIDAGSTTIKLVLVSENNEILYSHYSHNKGNPLDNIISNLKVLYSKLSDKITIRSSCVTGYGENLIKAALNVDVGIVETMAHYKGAKFFSPDVDFILDIGGQDMKCLKIKDGVITSILLNEACSSGCGSFLETFAGSLGMKIQEFAELGMKAKAPSDLGTRCTVFMNSKVKQAQKDGADVGDISAGLSYSVVKNTLFKVIKMKNKEEFGNKIVVQGGTFLNNCVLRAFELISEREAIRPNIAGLMGAFGAALISKEYAEEHSLEKSSILTEKDLYSFSAATNLTRCGICGNNCLLTIHKFQNGERFISGNRCEKPLGKGKKDSAPNMFEYKYNRLFNYQPLEPSKAVRGEIGIPRVLNIYDSYPFWFTLLTKLGFRVIISDDSSKKIYEKGIDTISSDSICYPAKMVHGHIINLIEKGVKTIFYPCVIFEEKEDKKAQNQFNCPIVISYPEVIKNNLDILKEKHIDMMIPFFSMASKEVLYKTVYEEFQKYGVDKKEAQDAVDAAWEERYNFRKDMQNKAKEVMEWLEKTGKTGIVLCGRPYHNDKEIHHGIPNIINSFGIAVLTGDAVASLTSLEDGLRVIDQWTYHSRLYRAATFVGKHPNLELVELNSFSCGLDAVTTDQVEEILSNYGKVHTLLKIDEVSNMGAVRIRIRSLLAALQDKKKAVKKIVKNKIEYRKNLFTAKMREEYTILAPQMSPIHFGLLKDAFSAEGYKLEVLEETKEALNAGLQFVNNDACYPSILVIGELISALKSGKYDIHKTAVLISQTGGSCRATNYIGFLKKALRDSGFANVPVLSLNSMGYEAQEGFKITMKLAHKTLMAVSYGDILMKLLYRTRPYEKIKGMTNKIFDKWYELVRPNIRNGKLLQFRNNLNNIVKDFSQIAINQEEKIKVGVVGEILVKFSPFANNHLVDFIESEGGEARTSSLMSFVNYCIYSEQFLQERFHGRFSSLKQKAALAVTGFYTGFVNRALSKCERFRQEDFIGNIADKTSKYISIGHQSGEGWFLLGEMIELIEHGVPNIVCVQPFGCLPNHITGKGMIKKLKEEYSYSNIVSIDYDPAYSEVNQINRIKLMLSVAKKNLLTHNLQKA; this is encoded by the coding sequence ATGAAAAAATTATTTGTGGGAACTGATGTAGGTTCAACTACTGTAAAAATCGTCTGCCTTGACGAAGAAAACAATGTTGTTTATTCAGTTTACCAAAGGCATTTTTCTAATGTAAGAGAAACTTCAAAAGACCTTTTTGAAGATTTTTTTGCTTACATTGAAAAAACTTATGGAACTGATATTAGTTTTAAAGTAAGCATCACTGGTTCCGGAGGGCTTGGAGTATCAAAATGGATTGATGTAGATTTTGTTCAGGAGGTAATTGCTTGTATAAAAGCAATTGAAACTATTATTCCTGAAACTGATGTTGCTATTGAGCTTGGTGGAGAAGATGCAAAAATAACATATCTTAAAAATGATATGGAACAAAGAATGAATGGAAGCTGTGCAGGGGGAACAGGAGCTTTTGTAGATCAAATTGCTTCTCTTCTTGATACTGATGCTGCGGGACTTAATGAATTAGCAAAAGGGTATGATACAATTTATCCAATAGCTTCAAGATGTGGAGTTTTTGCTAAAACAGATATTCAGCCACTTATAAACGAAGGAGTAAGAAAAGAAAATATAGCAGTTTCTGTTTTTCAGGCTGTTGTAAATCAAACCATTACAGGTCTAGCATGTGGTAAAAAAATAACAGGAAAAGTTGCCTTTTTGGGAGGGCCTCTTTTCTTTTTAAGTGAACTTAGAAAGAGATTTATAGAAACACTTAAACTTACTCCTGAAAACATTATATTTCCTAAAGATTCTCAGCTTTTTGTCGCTCAAGGAGCTTGTATTCTCTCAAAAGAAAATACAAAAGAATTATCTTTTGAAGAATTAAAAAATAAAATAAAAATTCTTAACAACCAAGGGCTTCCAGAAACAACAAGTCTGCCTCCTCTTTTTGAAAATGAAAAAGAGCTTAAAGACTTTATGGAAAGACATGAAAAAGAGACTGTTGAATCAAAAGATATTGAAAGTTATGAAGGAAATGCTTATCTTGGAATAGATGCAGGTTCTACAACAATAAAACTTGTACTTGTTTCTGAAAATAATGAAATTCTTTATTCTCATTATTCGCACAACAAAGGAAATCCACTTGATAACATTATTTCAAACTTGAAAGTTCTTTATTCAAAACTTTCAGATAAAATTACAATTAGAAGTTCTTGTGTCACTGGATATGGAGAAAATCTTATTAAAGCTGCTCTTAATGTAGATGTAGGAATTGTTGAAACAATGGCACACTATAAAGGTGCAAAATTTTTCTCTCCTGATGTTGATTTCATTCTTGATATTGGAGGTCAAGACATGAAATGTTTAAAAATAAAAGATGGTGTAATAACATCTATTCTTTTAAATGAAGCTTGCTCATCAGGATGCGGATCATTTCTTGAAACTTTTGCAGGAAGTTTAGGAATGAAAATACAAGAATTTGCAGAGCTTGGAATGAAAGCAAAAGCACCTTCAGACTTAGGTACAAGATGTACTGTATTTATGAATTCAAAAGTTAAACAAGCTCAGAAAGATGGAGCAGATGTAGGAGATATTTCTGCTGGTCTTTCTTATTCTGTTGTAAAAAATACTTTATTCAAAGTTATTAAAATGAAAAACAAAGAAGAATTCGGAAATAAAATTGTAGTACAGGGAGGAACTTTCCTTAACAACTGTGTTCTTCGTGCCTTTGAGTTAATTTCAGAAAGAGAAGCAATAAGACCTAATATAGCTGGGCTTATGGGAGCTTTTGGAGCTGCTCTGATTTCAAAAGAATATGCTGAAGAACATTCTCTTGAAAAGTCTTCAATTTTAACTGAAAAAGACTTGTATAGTTTTTCTGCTGCTACAAATCTTACAAGATGTGGTATTTGTGGAAATAACTGTCTTTTAACTATTCATAAGTTTCAAAATGGAGAAAGATTTATTTCAGGAAACAGATGTGAAAAACCTCTTGGAAAAGGAAAAAAAGATTCTGCCCCTAATATGTTTGAATATAAATATAACAGACTTTTTAACTACCAGCCTCTTGAACCTTCAAAAGCTGTAAGAGGAGAAATAGGAATACCTAGAGTTCTTAATATTTATGATTCTTATCCATTCTGGTTTACTTTGCTTACAAAATTAGGATTCAGAGTCATAATTTCTGATGATTCATCAAAGAAAATTTATGAAAAAGGAATTGATACTATTTCATCAGATTCTATTTGTTATCCTGCTAAAATGGTTCATGGACACATTATTAATCTGATTGAAAAAGGAGTAAAAACCATTTTTTATCCTTGTGTTATTTTTGAGGAAAAAGAAGATAAGAAAGCTCAAAATCAGTTCAACTGCCCAATTGTAATTTCTTATCCTGAAGTTATAAAAAATAATCTTGATATCCTTAAAGAAAAACATATTGATATGATGATTCCATTCTTCTCAATGGCAAGCAAAGAAGTTCTTTATAAAACAGTTTATGAAGAATTCCAAAAATATGGAGTTGATAAAAAAGAAGCTCAAGATGCTGTTGATGCAGCTTGGGAAGAGAGATATAATTTCAGAAAAGATATGCAGAATAAAGCAAAAGAGGTTATGGAATGGCTTGAAAAAACAGGAAAAACAGGAATTGTTCTTTGTGGAAGACCTTACCATAACGATAAAGAAATTCACCATGGAATACCAAATATTATAAATTCTTTTGGAATCGCTGTTCTTACTGGAGATGCTGTTGCAAGTCTTACTTCACTTGAAGATGGACTTAGAGTTATTGATCAGTGGACTTACCATTCAAGACTTTACAGAGCTGCTACATTTGTAGGAAAACACCCTAACCTTGAACTTGTTGAGCTTAACAGTTTCAGTTGCGGACTTGATGCTGTTACAACTGATCAGGTTGAGGAAATATTATCAAATTATGGAAAGGTTCACACTCTTCTTAAAATTGATGAAGTAAGCAATATGGGAGCTGTAAGAATAAGAATAAGAAGTCTTTTAGCTGCTCTTCAAGATAAAAAGAAAGCTGTAAAAAAGATTGTTAAAAATAAAATAGAATACAGAAAAAATTTATTTACAGCTAAAATGAGAGAAGAATATACAATTCTTGCACCTCAGATGTCTCCTATCCATTTTGGACTTCTAAAAGATGCTTTTTCTGCTGAAGGATATAAATTGGAAGTTTTAGAAGAAACAAAAGAAGCTTTAAATGCAGGACTTCAATTTGTAAATAATGATGCTTGTTATCCTTCAATTCTTGTAATTGGAGAATTAATTTCAGCCCTTAAATCTGGAAAATATGATATACATAAAACTGCTGTTCTTATTTCTCAAACTGGAGGAAGTTGCCGTGCTACAAACTATATAGGATTTCTAAAAAAAGCATTAAGAGATAGTGGGTTTGCAAATGTTCCTGTGCTTTCTCTTAACTCAATGGGATATGAAGCACAAGAAGGATTTAAAATTACTATGAAGCTTGCTCATAAAACACTTATGGCTGTTTCATATGGGGATATTCTTATGAAATTACTTTATCGTACAAGACCTTATGAAAAAATAAAAGGTATGACAAATAAAATTTTTGATAAATGGTACGAACTTGTAAGACCAAATATCAGAAATGGAAAACTTTTACAGTTTAGAAATAATCTAAATAATATAGTAAAAGATTTTTCACAAATAGCTATAAATCAAGAAGAAAAAATAAAAGTAGGAGTCGTAGGAGAAATACTTGTTAAATTCAGTCCTTTTGCAAACAACCATCTTGTTGATTTTATTGAAAGTGAAGGAGGAGAAGCTCGTACTTCAAGCCTTATGAGTTTCGTAAACTATTGTATTTACAGTGAACAATTTCTTCAGGAAAGATTTCACGGAAGATTTTCTTCTTTAAAACAAAAAGCAGCTCTTGCTGTAACAGGATTCTATACAGGATTTGTAAACAGAGCTTTAAGCAAATGCGAAAGATTTAGACAAGAAGATTTTATTGGAAATATTGCTGATAAAACTTCAAAATATATTTCAATAGGACATCAATCTGGAGAAGGATGGTTTCTTCTTGGAGAAATGATAGAACTTATAGAACACGGCGTACCAAACATCGTATGTGTTCAGCCTTTTGGATGTCTTCCTAATCATATAACTGGAAAAGGAATGATAAAAAAATTAAAAGAAGAATATTCTTACTCAAATATTGTTTCAATAGATTATGATCCTGCTTATTCTGAAGTTAATCAAATAAACAGAATAAAACTTATGCTTTCTGTAGCTAAGAAAAATCTTTTGACTCATAACTTACAAAAAGCATAA
- a CDS encoding MATE family efflux transporter, which produces MLKFALPVCLGNIFQLFYSLADTRIVGSTLGETSLAAVGTTTSISTLLIGFLLGLTNGFAIVAAQKFGEKNENEIKKTVAGTIFLGILTTVIITVISIFFLDNILNLLNVSDALYLQSKAYIKVILFGITVTMLYNASAGILRAVGDTGAPLIFLVLSCVLNIFLDFYFILVLRTGTSGAAWATVISQSISVFLCFAYMWLKYPMFRIKRKDFNFKIKFLKNLYFSGISMALMMSLVFFGTLILQTAINTFGTNTIVAHTAARKITEFFMLPFAVLGITMATYCGQNKGAGKNERIKKGIISALIITSVWSLIVIIMSYSIAPKLIYMVTGSKIQEILDTAENYLKLNTIFYFIPGAISVLRNAMQGIGDRVTPVISSFLELAGKAAVVIFIVPYTKYFGIIISEPIVWIIMVIPLIVRIIKNPVFQKN; this is translated from the coding sequence ATGTTAAAATTTGCTCTTCCTGTGTGTCTTGGAAATATTTTTCAGCTTTTTTACAGTCTTGCTGATACAAGAATAGTAGGAAGTACATTAGGGGAAACTTCTCTTGCAGCAGTGGGAACAACTACTTCCATAAGTACTTTGCTAATAGGGTTTCTCCTTGGGCTTACAAATGGTTTTGCAATAGTAGCAGCTCAAAAATTTGGAGAAAAAAATGAAAATGAAATAAAAAAAACGGTTGCAGGGACAATTTTTCTTGGAATTTTAACAACAGTAATAATTACAGTTATAAGCATATTTTTTCTTGATAATATTTTAAATTTATTAAATGTTTCAGATGCTCTTTATTTACAATCAAAAGCATATATAAAAGTCATTCTTTTTGGAATAACAGTTACAATGCTTTATAATGCTTCTGCAGGAATATTAAGAGCAGTTGGAGATACTGGTGCTCCTTTAATTTTTTTAGTACTATCATGTGTATTAAATATTTTTCTTGATTTTTATTTTATTCTTGTTCTTAGAACAGGAACATCAGGAGCAGCTTGGGCTACAGTAATTTCACAAAGTATTTCTGTTTTCCTTTGCTTTGCTTATATGTGGTTAAAATATCCAATGTTCAGGATAAAAAGAAAAGATTTTAATTTTAAAATAAAATTCTTAAAAAATCTTTATTTTTCTGGAATTTCAATGGCACTTATGATGTCTCTTGTATTTTTCGGAACACTTATACTCCAGACAGCAATAAATACTTTTGGAACAAATACAATAGTTGCTCATACAGCAGCAAGAAAAATTACAGAATTTTTTATGCTTCCTTTCGCAGTTTTGGGAATTACTATGGCTACATACTGTGGGCAAAATAAGGGTGCTGGAAAAAATGAAAGAATAAAAAAAGGAATTATAAGTGCACTTATAATAACTTCAGTTTGGAGTTTAATAGTAATTATTATGAGTTATAGTATAGCTCCAAAACTTATTTATATGGTAACAGGAAGTAAAATACAAGAAATTTTAGATACAGCTGAAAATTATTTAAAATTAAATACAATTTTTTATTTCATTCCAGGTGCAATAAGTGTTTTAAGAAATGCGATGCAAGGAATAGGAGACAGAGTTACTCCTGTTATTTCAAGTTTTCTTGAACTTGCAGGAAAAGCAGCAGTTGTTATTTTTATTGTACCTTATACTAAATATTTTGGAATAATTATTTCAGAACCCATTGTATGGATAATAATGGTAATTCCTCTAATAGTAAGAATAATAAAAAATCCTGTTTTTCAAAAAAATTAA
- a CDS encoding mechanosensitive ion channel family protein, producing the protein MNNNILSIIKNVEDKNGNLIFQIFVTDAVILLIKIISFIIIMYVGKFFVNAVDKYVDKISINKIDAGAKQFTKSFVKLGIYGIFFLFAMLMFGFKEQSIITMISAISLGIGISLKEFLSNFAGGVVILFSRPFTVGNFIEMNDAVGEVSEIGVFSTCINTLDSRKIIIPNNVVISKNITNYDANKYRRIQLTVPIAYEADPRAAVLELQDITKTFKGIENDRIPFINIMSYGSSSVNIEYLVWTENKGYHDYYNVRGDLMQYIIKRFAEKNIEIPYNKLDVHFYNYDENKEK; encoded by the coding sequence ATGAATAATAATATTTTAAGCATTATTAAAAATGTAGAGGATAAGAATGGAAATCTTATCTTCCAAATTTTTGTAACAGATGCAGTTATTCTGCTTATAAAAATTATTTCTTTCATTATTATAATGTATGTAGGTAAATTTTTTGTGAATGCAGTTGATAAATATGTAGATAAAATATCTATAAATAAAATAGATGCAGGGGCAAAACAATTTACAAAATCTTTTGTAAAACTTGGAATATATGGAATATTTTTTCTTTTTGCTATGCTTATGTTTGGATTTAAAGAGCAGTCAATTATAACAATGATAAGTGCTATAAGTTTAGGTATAGGTATTTCTTTAAAAGAATTTCTTTCAAATTTTGCAGGGGGAGTCGTAATTTTATTTTCAAGACCATTTACTGTGGGAAATTTCATAGAGATGAATGATGCAGTTGGAGAAGTAAGTGAAATAGGTGTATTTTCTACATGTATTAATACTCTTGACAGCAGAAAAATAATAATTCCTAATAATGTTGTTATAAGTAAAAATATTACAAATTATGATGCCAATAAATACAGAAGGATACAGCTTACTGTTCCTATTGCATATGAAGCAGATCCAAGAGCTGCTGTATTAGAACTTCAGGATATCACAAAGACATTTAAAGGGATAGAAAATGACAGAATACCTTTTATAAATATAATGTCTTATGGAAGTTCTTCAGTGAATATAGAATATCTTGTATGGACAGAAAATAAAGGATATCATGATTATTATAATGTTCGTGGAGATCTTATGCAATATATTATAAAAAGATTTGCAGAAAAGAATATTGAAATTCCATACAATAAATTGGATGTTCATTTTTATAATTATGATGAAAACAAAGAAAAATAA